In the genome of Halapricum salinum, one region contains:
- a CDS encoding DUF309 domain-containing protein: MDAHLRAGIAIYNTGHYHAAHDAWEAHWLDMPPGDDRDLLQGLIQFTAAVHHTTTDNCDGARGLAGSAQTYLDGLGGVYQQVALDPILRYLAALERDPERVGATPPPPIEYDERAIDLESLDLPATGVAATILAEELGYDEATIEQAVAYARADVAAGEATSPFVTLVFDFVRDDEHRAIVAQRLTEHVRRRQHRESDVENLF, from the coding sequence ATGGACGCCCATCTCCGGGCCGGGATCGCGATCTACAACACCGGGCACTATCACGCCGCCCACGACGCCTGGGAGGCCCACTGGCTGGACATGCCTCCAGGCGACGACCGGGACTTGCTTCAGGGGCTGATCCAGTTCACCGCCGCCGTCCATCACACGACGACCGACAACTGTGATGGCGCGCGTGGCCTCGCCGGGAGCGCCCAGACCTATCTCGACGGCCTCGGGGGCGTCTACCAGCAGGTCGCGCTCGATCCGATTCTGCGGTATCTCGCGGCCCTGGAACGCGATCCCGAACGCGTCGGCGCAACTCCACCACCCCCGATCGAGTATGACGAGCGCGCGATCGATCTGGAGTCACTCGACCTTCCTGCGACTGGCGTGGCGGCGACAATTCTGGCCGAGGAGTTGGGGTACGACGAGGCGACGATCGAGCAGGCAGTCGCGTACGCTCGTGCGGACGTGGCTGCTGGGGAGGCGACGAGTCCGTTCGTGACACTGGTGTTCGACTTCGTTCGTGACGACGAACACCGGGCAATCGTCGCTCAGCGACTGACCGAACACGTCAGGCGGCGACAGCACCGAGAATCAGACGTCGAGAATCTGTTTTGA
- a CDS encoding redoxin domain-containing protein — MYESHHGVGQALEFTLPNVGDGSDRYTAADLQSGSGIALVLLLRNHYCPLSRRKVRRLGERIDQFESEHVPVVAVLPDTVDRASVWGRRYETPFALLADPPADADAGDDAPDRFEAFGDVQEWVPQTPALVVVETYGDEPTVGQIYSGATRQDCPSVEEMLEIARETRLESPNKKPAPAV, encoded by the coding sequence ATGTACGAATCGCACCACGGAGTTGGACAGGCCTTAGAGTTTACCTTACCGAACGTGGGGGACGGGTCGGACCGCTACACGGCGGCCGACCTACAGAGCGGGAGTGGAATCGCGCTCGTGCTCCTCTTGCGCAATCACTACTGCCCGCTGTCGCGGCGGAAGGTTCGACGCCTCGGTGAGCGGATCGACCAGTTCGAGTCCGAGCACGTGCCAGTCGTGGCAGTCCTGCCGGACACGGTCGATCGAGCGTCGGTGTGGGGCCGTCGCTACGAGACGCCGTTCGCCCTGCTCGCGGATCCACCGGCCGACGCGGACGCCGGCGACGACGCACCCGATCGTTTCGAGGCGTTCGGTGACGTTCAGGAGTGGGTCCCGCAGACCCCGGCACTCGTCGTCGTCGAGACCTACGGTGACGAACCCACCGTGGGGCAGATCTACAGCGGCGCGACCCGCCAGGACTGCCCCTCGGTCGAGGAGATGCTCGAAATCGCCAGGGAGACGCGCCTGGAAAGCCCAAATAAAAAACCCGCGCCGGCCGTCTGA